A window of the Salvelinus sp. IW2-2015 unplaced genomic scaffold, ASM291031v2 Un_scaffold1547, whole genome shotgun sequence genome harbors these coding sequences:
- the ube2s gene encoding ubiquitin-conjugating enzyme E2 S, with amino-acid sequence MNSNVENLPPQVLRLVYKEVSALAADPPEGIKIYPSEEDITELHTAIEGPEGTPFAGGVFRMRLVLGKDFPAAPPKGYFLTKIFHPNVGHKGEICVNVLKRDWRAELGLRHVLLTIKCLMIHPNPESALNEEAGRLLLEDYTEYASRARLLTEIHAMGGHGGTSGVPQDPADGPQPKKHAGDPTKRAMGPGVAPSAALGNGANGSSTTSSSSSSNSNVVGKKKTDKKRALRRL; translated from the exons ATG AACTCCAATGTAGAGAACTTGCCGCCCCAGGTTCTGCGTCTGGTGTACAAAGAGGTGTCTGCACTAGCTGCAGATCCCCCTGAAGGCATCAAGATCTACCCCAGCGAAGAAGACATCACAGAACTCCATACAGCCATCGAGGGACCAG AAGGAACCCCGTTTGCCGGGGGTGTTTTCCGGATGCGCCTGGTCCTGGGGAAGGACTTCCCTGCTGCACCACCGAAGGGCTACTTCCTAACCAAGATCTTCCACCCTAATGTSGGCCACAAGGGAGAGATCTGTGTCAACGTCCTGAAGAGGGACTGGAGGGCAGAGCTGGGACTCAGACATGTATTACTG ACTATCAAGTGCCTTATGATCCATCCCAACCCTGAGTCGGCTCTCAACGAGGAGGCGGGGCGTCTGCTCCTGGAGGACTATACAGAGTATGCGTCCCGTGCTCGCCTCCTGACTGAGATCCATGCCATGGGGGGGCACGGGGGGACGTCRGGGGTGCCCCAGGACCCCGCCGATGGCCCCCAGCCMAAAAAACATGCAGGGGACCCTACCAAGAGGGCGATGGGGCCAGGGGTTGCCCCCTCTGCTGCTCTGGGTAACGGAGCCAATGGAAGCAGTACTACctccagcagtagtagtagcaatagtaatGTTGTAGGGAAGAAGAAAACTGATAAAAAGCGAGCGTTGAGACGACTCTAA
- the josd2 gene encoding josephin-2 translates to MYNRFTCTVGTFYYFVCRGIRAPKELLLTLIHRFIXPLHCGQLPIRVIMSEGEVFHEKQRLELCAIHALNNVLQEQVFTKETADDICKRLTPQCVVNPHRSMLGTGNYDVNVIMAALQSRELAAVWWDKRRTVQSLCVDKVQGFILNVPSRVSLGIVSLPVKRRHWLAVRQVNGHYYNLDSKLKSPVCIGNEAXLRTFLSEVLSLDVAEMLLVVRRDVEEYGTWLNSDDLRK, encoded by the exons ATGTATAATAGATTTACGTGTACAGTAggtacattttattattttgtttgtcgTGGAATAAGAGCACCGAAAGAGCTATTACTGACTTTGATACACCGCTTTATTTGRCCATTACACTGCGGACAACTTCCAATACG GGTTATTATGAGCGAAGGAGAGGTTTTCCATGAGAAGCAGCGACTGGAGTTGTGCGCCATTCATGCTCTAAACAACGTTCTGCAAGAACAAGTGTTCACCAAGGAGACGGCAGATGACATCTGCAAGCG GCTAACTCCACAATGTGTGGTGAACCCTCACCGCTCRATGCTGGGCACAGGCAACTATGAYGTCAACGTCATCATGGCTGCCCTACAGAGCAGAGAGTTGGCTGCAGTATGGTGGGACAAACGCAG AACAGTACAGAGTCTCTGTGTTGACAAGGTCCAGGGGTTCATCCTGAACGTTCCGTCACGTGTCTCTCTCGGAATTGTGTCCCTCCCCGTYAAGCGGCGGCACTGGCTTGCAGTGCGCCAGGTTAATGGACACTACTACAACCTCGACTCCAAACTAAAGAGTCCTGTCTGCATCGGGAACGAAGCAGRTCTCCG tacATTTCTCAGTGAAGTTCTGTCTCTGGATGTGGCAGAGATGCTCCTGGTTGTGAGGAGGGACGTGGAGGAGTACGGAACCTGGCTGAACTCTGATGACCTCAGGAAGTGA